In Aptenodytes patagonicus chromosome 6, bAptPat1.pri.cur, whole genome shotgun sequence, one genomic interval encodes:
- the NFE2L2 gene encoding nuclear factor erythroid 2-related factor 2 isoform X2 — protein sequence MNLIDILWRQDVDLGARREVFDFSQRRKEYELEKQKKLEKERQEQLQKEQEKALLAQLELDEETGEFVPVQPAQRIQPENTEPPVGFSQTTQTSKPEAEALSFDDCMQLLAEAFPFIDDNEASSAAFQSLVPAQIDSSPVFISSDQTQPPESPVLVPLTDAENMQNIEQVWEELLSLPELQCLNIENDNLAEVSTITSPETKPTEMHNGYNYYSSLPIMRKDVNCGPDFLDGIEGPFSSILPPEDTSQLSVNSLHDTSPSNSDFCEDFYTTFIDTKGNGDTATTNTISQSLAEILSEPIDLSDFSLCKAFNGNHSGTVPECNDSDSGISLNASSSVASPEHSVESSACGDKTFGCSDSEMEDTDSAPGSVPQSNASMYSLQFQDQVFSSVGPSTQPSLRCINTPKKEPPAGPGHPKAPFTKDKPSSHLEAHLTRDEQRAKALQIPFPVEKIINLPVDDFNEMMSKEQFNEAQLALIRDIRRRGKNKVAAQNCRKRKLENIVELEQDLSNLKDEKEKLLKEKGEHDKSLRQMKKQLTTLYLEVFSMLRDEDGKSYSPSEYSLQQTRDGNVFLVPKSKKSETKL from the exons ATGAACTTGATTGACATCCTTTGGAGGCAAGATGTAGACCTTGGGGCAAGGCGTGAAGTTTTTGATTTTAGTCAACGACGGAAGGAGTATGAACTCgagaaacagaagaaacttgAAAAGGAAAGACAAGAGCAGCTCcaaaaagagcaggagaaagccTTGCTGGCTCAGCTGGAGTTAGACGAAGAGACAGGTGAATTTGTTCCTGTTCAGCCAGCTCAGCGCATTCAGCCAGAAAATACTGAGCCACCAGTCGGTTTTTCACAG ACAACACAGActtcaaaaccagaagcagaggCCTTGTCCTTTGATGACTGCATGCAGCTCTTGGCAGAAGCATTCCCATTTATAGATGACAATGAG GCTTCTTCAGCTGCGTTTCAGTCACTGGTTCCTGCTCAGATCGATAGCAGCCCAGTCTTCATTTCCTCTGATCAAACTCAGCCACCTGAATCGCCTGTTCTAGTTCCACTTACTGATGCAGAGAATATGCAGAACATAGAGCAAGTTTGGGAAGAATTATTGTCCCTTCCAGAGTTACAG TGTCTTAACATTGAAAATGATAACCTGGCTGAGGTAAGCACAATCACAAGCCCTGAAACCAAGCCAACAGAGATGCACAACGGCTATAATTACTACAGCTCATTACCCATCATGAGAAAAGATGTTAACTGTGGTCCAGATTTCCTGGATGGTATTGAGGGCCCCTTTTCCAGCATTTTGCCACCAGAAGACACCAGCCAGCTGAGTGTGAACTCTTTACATGACACGTCCCCTTCAAACTCTGATTTCTGTGAGGATTTCTACACCACCTTTATTGATACAAAGGGGAACGGTGACACAGCAACGACAAACACTATCAGTCAATCACTCGCGGAAATTCTAAGTGAACCTATCGATCTTTCTGATTTCTCACTGTGTAAAGCTTTTAATGGCAACCACTCAGGAACCGTGCCAGAATGTAACGATTCTGACTCTGGTATTTCACTGAATGCAAGTTCTAGTGTAGCATCGCCTGAACACTCTGTTGAATCATCTGCCTGTGGAGATAAGACTTTTGGTTGTAGCGATTCTGAAATGGAAGACACGGACAGTGCTCCTGGAAGTGTGCCACAGAGCAATGCTAGCATGTACTCTTTGCAGTTCCAGGAtcaagtgttttcttctgtgggGCCAAGCACTCAACCTAGTTTGCGGTGTATAAACACACCAAAGAAAGAACCGCCGGCTGGTCCAGGCCACCCCAAAGCTCCGTTCACAAAAGATAAACCTTCAAGCCACCTTGAAGCTCATCTCACAAGAGATGAGCAAAGAGCGAAAGCTCTGCAGATCccttttcctgttgaaaaaaTCATCAATCTCCCCGTTGATGACTTCAATGAAATGATGTCTAAGGAGCAGTTCAATGAAGCCCAGCTTGCGCTTATTCGAGATATACGCAGGAGAGGCAAGAACAAAGTGGCTGCTCAAAATTGCCgtaaaagaaaactggaaaatatagTGGAACTGGAGCAAGACTTGAGTAACCTAAAAGACGAGAAAGAGAAATTGCTTAAGGAAAAAGGAGAGCATGACAAAAGCCTTCGTCAAATGAAAAAGCAACTAACCACCTTATACCTTGAGGTCTTCAGCATGCTACGCGATGAAGACGGAAAGTCTTACTCTCCTAGTGAATATTCACTGCAGCAAACTAGAGATGGCAACGTCTTTCTTGTTCCTAAAAGCAAGAAGTCAGAGACTAAACTTTGA
- the NFE2L2 gene encoding nuclear factor erythroid 2-related factor 2 isoform X1 has translation MEIELPPAAQDMNLIDILWRQDVDLGARREVFDFSQRRKEYELEKQKKLEKERQEQLQKEQEKALLAQLELDEETGEFVPVQPAQRIQPENTEPPVGFSQTTQTSKPEAEALSFDDCMQLLAEAFPFIDDNEASSAAFQSLVPAQIDSSPVFISSDQTQPPESPVLVPLTDAENMQNIEQVWEELLSLPELQCLNIENDNLAEVSTITSPETKPTEMHNGYNYYSSLPIMRKDVNCGPDFLDGIEGPFSSILPPEDTSQLSVNSLHDTSPSNSDFCEDFYTTFIDTKGNGDTATTNTISQSLAEILSEPIDLSDFSLCKAFNGNHSGTVPECNDSDSGISLNASSSVASPEHSVESSACGDKTFGCSDSEMEDTDSAPGSVPQSNASMYSLQFQDQVFSSVGPSTQPSLRCINTPKKEPPAGPGHPKAPFTKDKPSSHLEAHLTRDEQRAKALQIPFPVEKIINLPVDDFNEMMSKEQFNEAQLALIRDIRRRGKNKVAAQNCRKRKLENIVELEQDLSNLKDEKEKLLKEKGEHDKSLRQMKKQLTTLYLEVFSMLRDEDGKSYSPSEYSLQQTRDGNVFLVPKSKKSETKL, from the exons GACATGAACTTGATTGACATCCTTTGGAGGCAAGATGTAGACCTTGGGGCAAGGCGTGAAGTTTTTGATTTTAGTCAACGACGGAAGGAGTATGAACTCgagaaacagaagaaacttgAAAAGGAAAGACAAGAGCAGCTCcaaaaagagcaggagaaagccTTGCTGGCTCAGCTGGAGTTAGACGAAGAGACAGGTGAATTTGTTCCTGTTCAGCCAGCTCAGCGCATTCAGCCAGAAAATACTGAGCCACCAGTCGGTTTTTCACAG ACAACACAGActtcaaaaccagaagcagaggCCTTGTCCTTTGATGACTGCATGCAGCTCTTGGCAGAAGCATTCCCATTTATAGATGACAATGAG GCTTCTTCAGCTGCGTTTCAGTCACTGGTTCCTGCTCAGATCGATAGCAGCCCAGTCTTCATTTCCTCTGATCAAACTCAGCCACCTGAATCGCCTGTTCTAGTTCCACTTACTGATGCAGAGAATATGCAGAACATAGAGCAAGTTTGGGAAGAATTATTGTCCCTTCCAGAGTTACAG TGTCTTAACATTGAAAATGATAACCTGGCTGAGGTAAGCACAATCACAAGCCCTGAAACCAAGCCAACAGAGATGCACAACGGCTATAATTACTACAGCTCATTACCCATCATGAGAAAAGATGTTAACTGTGGTCCAGATTTCCTGGATGGTATTGAGGGCCCCTTTTCCAGCATTTTGCCACCAGAAGACACCAGCCAGCTGAGTGTGAACTCTTTACATGACACGTCCCCTTCAAACTCTGATTTCTGTGAGGATTTCTACACCACCTTTATTGATACAAAGGGGAACGGTGACACAGCAACGACAAACACTATCAGTCAATCACTCGCGGAAATTCTAAGTGAACCTATCGATCTTTCTGATTTCTCACTGTGTAAAGCTTTTAATGGCAACCACTCAGGAACCGTGCCAGAATGTAACGATTCTGACTCTGGTATTTCACTGAATGCAAGTTCTAGTGTAGCATCGCCTGAACACTCTGTTGAATCATCTGCCTGTGGAGATAAGACTTTTGGTTGTAGCGATTCTGAAATGGAAGACACGGACAGTGCTCCTGGAAGTGTGCCACAGAGCAATGCTAGCATGTACTCTTTGCAGTTCCAGGAtcaagtgttttcttctgtgggGCCAAGCACTCAACCTAGTTTGCGGTGTATAAACACACCAAAGAAAGAACCGCCGGCTGGTCCAGGCCACCCCAAAGCTCCGTTCACAAAAGATAAACCTTCAAGCCACCTTGAAGCTCATCTCACAAGAGATGAGCAAAGAGCGAAAGCTCTGCAGATCccttttcctgttgaaaaaaTCATCAATCTCCCCGTTGATGACTTCAATGAAATGATGTCTAAGGAGCAGTTCAATGAAGCCCAGCTTGCGCTTATTCGAGATATACGCAGGAGAGGCAAGAACAAAGTGGCTGCTCAAAATTGCCgtaaaagaaaactggaaaatatagTGGAACTGGAGCAAGACTTGAGTAACCTAAAAGACGAGAAAGAGAAATTGCTTAAGGAAAAAGGAGAGCATGACAAAAGCCTTCGTCAAATGAAAAAGCAACTAACCACCTTATACCTTGAGGTCTTCAGCATGCTACGCGATGAAGACGGAAAGTCTTACTCTCCTAGTGAATATTCACTGCAGCAAACTAGAGATGGCAACGTCTTTCTTGTTCCTAAAAGCAAGAAGTCAGAGACTAAACTTTGA
- the HNRNPA3 gene encoding heterogeneous nuclear ribonucleoprotein A3 isoform X3: protein MAALKEERDVEDYKRKGRRSSQQKYRRLNKGHEPKEPEQLRKLFIGGLSFETTDDSLREHFEKWGTLTDCVVMRDPQTKRSRGFGFVTYSCVEEVDAAMSARPHKVDGRVVEPKRAVSREDSVKPGAHLTVKKIFVGGIKEDTEEYNLREYFEKYGKIETIEVMEDRQSGKKRGFAFVTFDDHDTVDKIVVQKYHTINGHNCEVKKALSKQEMQTASSQRGRGGGSGNFMGRGNFGGGGGNFGRGGNFGGRGGYGGGGGGGGSRGSFGGGDGYNGFGDGGNYGGGPGYGSRGGYGGGGGPGYGNPGGGYGGGGGGYDGYNEGGNFGGGNYGGSGNYNDFGNYSGQQQSNYGPMKGGGSFGGRSSGSPYGGGYGSGSGSGGYGGRRF, encoded by the exons ATGGCTGCTCTTAAGGAAGAGAGAGATGTGGAAGACTACAAGAGGAAAGGAAGACGATCCTCACAG CAGAAATACCGTAGACTGAATAAG GGCCATGAGCCAAAGGAGCCGGAGCAGTTGAGAAAGTTGTTCATTGGAGGTCTGAGCTTTGAAACAACAGATGATAGCTTGAGAGAGCACTTTGAAAAATGGGGCACACTCACGGACTGTGTG GTGATGAGAGACCCACAAACAAAACGTTCCAGAGGCTTTGGCTTTGTGACTTACTCTTGTGTGGAGGAGGTGGATGCTGCCATGAGTGCTCGACCACATAAGGTTGATGGACGCGTGGTTGAACCAAAGAGAGCAGTTTCGAGGGAG GATTCTGTAAAGCCTGGGGCACAtctcacagtaaagaaaatatttgttggtGGAATTAAAGAAGATACGGAAGAATATAATTTAAGGGAGTACTTTGAAAAATATGGCAAGATTGAAACCATAGAAGTCATGGAAGACAGGCAAAGCGGAAAGAAAAGAGGCTTCGCTTTTGTAACTTTTGATGATCATGATACAGTTGATAAAATTGTTG TTCAGAAATATCATACTATAAATGGACATAACTGTGAAGTGAAAAAAGCACTCTCAAAACAAGAGATGCAGACTGCTAGCTCTCAGAGAG gtCGTGGGGGTGGCTCAGGCAACTTCATGGGTCGTGGAAACTTCGGAGGCGGTGGAGGGAACTTTGGCCGAGGTGGAAACTTTGGTGGAAGAG GAGGctatgggggtggtggtggcggtggtgggagcagAGGAAGCTTTGGGGGTGGTGACGGATACAATGGATTTGGTGATG GTGGCAACTATGGAGGTGGTCCTGGCTATGGCAGCAGAGGAGGTTATGGTGGTGGCGGAGGACCAGGATATGGAAACCCAGGTGGTGGAtatggaggtggaggaggaggatatGACGGCTACAATGAAGGAGGAAATTTTGGTGGTG GTAATTATGGTGGAAGTGGAAACTACAATGATTTTGGCAATTACAGTGGACAACAGCAGTCTAACTATGGTCCCATGAAAGGTGGTGGCAGCTTTGGTGGCAGAAGTTCAGGCAGTCCCTATGGTG GTGGTTATGGATCTGGAAGTGGAAGTGGGGGCTATGGTGGTAGAAGATTCTAA
- the HNRNPA3 gene encoding heterogeneous nuclear ribonucleoprotein A3 isoform X1, which yields MAALKEERDVEDYKRKGRRSSQQKYRRLNKGHEPKEPEQLRKLFIGGLSFETTDDSLREHFEKWGTLTDCVVMRDPQTKRSRGFGFVTYSCVEEVDAAMSARPHKVDGRVVEPKRAVSREDSVKPGAHLTVKKIFVGGIKEDTEEYNLREYFEKYGKIETIEVMEDRQSGKKRGFAFVTFDDHDTVDKIVVQKYHTINGHNCEVKKALSKQEMQTASSQRVKYFVGRGGGSGNFMGRGNFGGGGGNFGRGGNFGGRGGYGGGGGGGGSRGSFGGGDGYNGFGDGGNYGGGPGYGSRGGYGGGGGPGYGNPGGGYGGGGGGYDGYNEGGNFGGGNYGGSGNYNDFGNYSGQQQSNYGPMKGGGSFGGRSSGSPYGGGYGSGSGSGGYGGRRF from the exons ATGGCTGCTCTTAAGGAAGAGAGAGATGTGGAAGACTACAAGAGGAAAGGAAGACGATCCTCACAG CAGAAATACCGTAGACTGAATAAG GGCCATGAGCCAAAGGAGCCGGAGCAGTTGAGAAAGTTGTTCATTGGAGGTCTGAGCTTTGAAACAACAGATGATAGCTTGAGAGAGCACTTTGAAAAATGGGGCACACTCACGGACTGTGTG GTGATGAGAGACCCACAAACAAAACGTTCCAGAGGCTTTGGCTTTGTGACTTACTCTTGTGTGGAGGAGGTGGATGCTGCCATGAGTGCTCGACCACATAAGGTTGATGGACGCGTGGTTGAACCAAAGAGAGCAGTTTCGAGGGAG GATTCTGTAAAGCCTGGGGCACAtctcacagtaaagaaaatatttgttggtGGAATTAAAGAAGATACGGAAGAATATAATTTAAGGGAGTACTTTGAAAAATATGGCAAGATTGAAACCATAGAAGTCATGGAAGACAGGCAAAGCGGAAAGAAAAGAGGCTTCGCTTTTGTAACTTTTGATGATCATGATACAGTTGATAAAATTGTTG TTCAGAAATATCATACTATAAATGGACATAACTGTGAAGTGAAAAAAGCACTCTCAAAACAAGAGATGCAGACTGCTAGCTCTCAGAGAG taaaatattttgtaggtCGTGGGGGTGGCTCAGGCAACTTCATGGGTCGTGGAAACTTCGGAGGCGGTGGAGGGAACTTTGGCCGAGGTGGAAACTTTGGTGGAAGAG GAGGctatgggggtggtggtggcggtggtgggagcagAGGAAGCTTTGGGGGTGGTGACGGATACAATGGATTTGGTGATG GTGGCAACTATGGAGGTGGTCCTGGCTATGGCAGCAGAGGAGGTTATGGTGGTGGCGGAGGACCAGGATATGGAAACCCAGGTGGTGGAtatggaggtggaggaggaggatatGACGGCTACAATGAAGGAGGAAATTTTGGTGGTG GTAATTATGGTGGAAGTGGAAACTACAATGATTTTGGCAATTACAGTGGACAACAGCAGTCTAACTATGGTCCCATGAAAGGTGGTGGCAGCTTTGGTGGCAGAAGTTCAGGCAGTCCCTATGGTG GTGGTTATGGATCTGGAAGTGGAAGTGGGGGCTATGGTGGTAGAAGATTCTAA
- the HNRNPA3 gene encoding heterogeneous nuclear ribonucleoprotein A3 isoform X4, producing MAALKEERDVEDYKRKGRRSSQGHEPKEPEQLRKLFIGGLSFETTDDSLREHFEKWGTLTDCVVMRDPQTKRSRGFGFVTYSCVEEVDAAMSARPHKVDGRVVEPKRAVSREDSVKPGAHLTVKKIFVGGIKEDTEEYNLREYFEKYGKIETIEVMEDRQSGKKRGFAFVTFDDHDTVDKIVVQKYHTINGHNCEVKKALSKQEMQTASSQRVKYFVGRGGGSGNFMGRGNFGGGGGNFGRGGNFGGRGGYGGGGGGGGSRGSFGGGDGYNGFGDGGNYGGGPGYGSRGGYGGGGGPGYGNPGGGYGGGGGGYDGYNEGGNFGGGNYGGSGNYNDFGNYSGQQQSNYGPMKGGGSFGGRSSGSPYGGGYGSGSGSGGYGGRRF from the exons ATGGCTGCTCTTAAGGAAGAGAGAGATGTGGAAGACTACAAGAGGAAAGGAAGACGATCCTCACAG GGCCATGAGCCAAAGGAGCCGGAGCAGTTGAGAAAGTTGTTCATTGGAGGTCTGAGCTTTGAAACAACAGATGATAGCTTGAGAGAGCACTTTGAAAAATGGGGCACACTCACGGACTGTGTG GTGATGAGAGACCCACAAACAAAACGTTCCAGAGGCTTTGGCTTTGTGACTTACTCTTGTGTGGAGGAGGTGGATGCTGCCATGAGTGCTCGACCACATAAGGTTGATGGACGCGTGGTTGAACCAAAGAGAGCAGTTTCGAGGGAG GATTCTGTAAAGCCTGGGGCACAtctcacagtaaagaaaatatttgttggtGGAATTAAAGAAGATACGGAAGAATATAATTTAAGGGAGTACTTTGAAAAATATGGCAAGATTGAAACCATAGAAGTCATGGAAGACAGGCAAAGCGGAAAGAAAAGAGGCTTCGCTTTTGTAACTTTTGATGATCATGATACAGTTGATAAAATTGTTG TTCAGAAATATCATACTATAAATGGACATAACTGTGAAGTGAAAAAAGCACTCTCAAAACAAGAGATGCAGACTGCTAGCTCTCAGAGAG taaaatattttgtaggtCGTGGGGGTGGCTCAGGCAACTTCATGGGTCGTGGAAACTTCGGAGGCGGTGGAGGGAACTTTGGCCGAGGTGGAAACTTTGGTGGAAGAG GAGGctatgggggtggtggtggcggtggtgggagcagAGGAAGCTTTGGGGGTGGTGACGGATACAATGGATTTGGTGATG GTGGCAACTATGGAGGTGGTCCTGGCTATGGCAGCAGAGGAGGTTATGGTGGTGGCGGAGGACCAGGATATGGAAACCCAGGTGGTGGAtatggaggtggaggaggaggatatGACGGCTACAATGAAGGAGGAAATTTTGGTGGTG GTAATTATGGTGGAAGTGGAAACTACAATGATTTTGGCAATTACAGTGGACAACAGCAGTCTAACTATGGTCCCATGAAAGGTGGTGGCAGCTTTGGTGGCAGAAGTTCAGGCAGTCCCTATGGTG GTGGTTATGGATCTGGAAGTGGAAGTGGGGGCTATGGTGGTAGAAGATTCTAA
- the HNRNPA3 gene encoding heterogeneous nuclear ribonucleoprotein A3 isoform X2, translating to MAALKEERDVEDYKRKGRRSSQKYRRLNKGHEPKEPEQLRKLFIGGLSFETTDDSLREHFEKWGTLTDCVVMRDPQTKRSRGFGFVTYSCVEEVDAAMSARPHKVDGRVVEPKRAVSREDSVKPGAHLTVKKIFVGGIKEDTEEYNLREYFEKYGKIETIEVMEDRQSGKKRGFAFVTFDDHDTVDKIVVQKYHTINGHNCEVKKALSKQEMQTASSQRVKYFVGRGGGSGNFMGRGNFGGGGGNFGRGGNFGGRGGYGGGGGGGGSRGSFGGGDGYNGFGDGGNYGGGPGYGSRGGYGGGGGPGYGNPGGGYGGGGGGYDGYNEGGNFGGGNYGGSGNYNDFGNYSGQQQSNYGPMKGGGSFGGRSSGSPYGGGYGSGSGSGGYGGRRF from the exons ATGGCTGCTCTTAAGGAAGAGAGAGATGTGGAAGACTACAAGAGGAAAGGAAGACGATCCTCACAG AAATACCGTAGACTGAATAAG GGCCATGAGCCAAAGGAGCCGGAGCAGTTGAGAAAGTTGTTCATTGGAGGTCTGAGCTTTGAAACAACAGATGATAGCTTGAGAGAGCACTTTGAAAAATGGGGCACACTCACGGACTGTGTG GTGATGAGAGACCCACAAACAAAACGTTCCAGAGGCTTTGGCTTTGTGACTTACTCTTGTGTGGAGGAGGTGGATGCTGCCATGAGTGCTCGACCACATAAGGTTGATGGACGCGTGGTTGAACCAAAGAGAGCAGTTTCGAGGGAG GATTCTGTAAAGCCTGGGGCACAtctcacagtaaagaaaatatttgttggtGGAATTAAAGAAGATACGGAAGAATATAATTTAAGGGAGTACTTTGAAAAATATGGCAAGATTGAAACCATAGAAGTCATGGAAGACAGGCAAAGCGGAAAGAAAAGAGGCTTCGCTTTTGTAACTTTTGATGATCATGATACAGTTGATAAAATTGTTG TTCAGAAATATCATACTATAAATGGACATAACTGTGAAGTGAAAAAAGCACTCTCAAAACAAGAGATGCAGACTGCTAGCTCTCAGAGAG taaaatattttgtaggtCGTGGGGGTGGCTCAGGCAACTTCATGGGTCGTGGAAACTTCGGAGGCGGTGGAGGGAACTTTGGCCGAGGTGGAAACTTTGGTGGAAGAG GAGGctatgggggtggtggtggcggtggtgggagcagAGGAAGCTTTGGGGGTGGTGACGGATACAATGGATTTGGTGATG GTGGCAACTATGGAGGTGGTCCTGGCTATGGCAGCAGAGGAGGTTATGGTGGTGGCGGAGGACCAGGATATGGAAACCCAGGTGGTGGAtatggaggtggaggaggaggatatGACGGCTACAATGAAGGAGGAAATTTTGGTGGTG GTAATTATGGTGGAAGTGGAAACTACAATGATTTTGGCAATTACAGTGGACAACAGCAGTCTAACTATGGTCCCATGAAAGGTGGTGGCAGCTTTGGTGGCAGAAGTTCAGGCAGTCCCTATGGTG GTGGTTATGGATCTGGAAGTGGAAGTGGGGGCTATGGTGGTAGAAGATTCTAA
- the HNRNPA3 gene encoding heterogeneous nuclear ribonucleoprotein A3 isoform X5, whose protein sequence is MAALKEERDVEDYKRKGRRSSQQKYRRLNKGHEPKEPEQLRKLFIGGLSFETTDDSLREHFEKWGTLTDCVVMRDPQTKRSRGFGFVTYSCVEEVDAAMSARPHKVDGRVVEPKRAVSREDSVKPGAHLTVKKIFVGGIKEDTEEYNLREYFEKYGKIETIEVMEDRQSGKKRGFAFVTFDDHDTVDKIVVQKYHTINGHNCEVKKALSKQEMQTASSQRVKYFVGRGGGSGNFMGRGNFGGGGGNFGRGGNFGGRGGNYGGGPGYGSRGGYGGGGGPGYGNPGGGYGGGGGGYDGYNEGGNFGGGNYGGSGNYNDFGNYSGQQQSNYGPMKGGGSFGGRSSGSPYGGGYGSGSGSGGYGGRRF, encoded by the exons ATGGCTGCTCTTAAGGAAGAGAGAGATGTGGAAGACTACAAGAGGAAAGGAAGACGATCCTCACAG CAGAAATACCGTAGACTGAATAAG GGCCATGAGCCAAAGGAGCCGGAGCAGTTGAGAAAGTTGTTCATTGGAGGTCTGAGCTTTGAAACAACAGATGATAGCTTGAGAGAGCACTTTGAAAAATGGGGCACACTCACGGACTGTGTG GTGATGAGAGACCCACAAACAAAACGTTCCAGAGGCTTTGGCTTTGTGACTTACTCTTGTGTGGAGGAGGTGGATGCTGCCATGAGTGCTCGACCACATAAGGTTGATGGACGCGTGGTTGAACCAAAGAGAGCAGTTTCGAGGGAG GATTCTGTAAAGCCTGGGGCACAtctcacagtaaagaaaatatttgttggtGGAATTAAAGAAGATACGGAAGAATATAATTTAAGGGAGTACTTTGAAAAATATGGCAAGATTGAAACCATAGAAGTCATGGAAGACAGGCAAAGCGGAAAGAAAAGAGGCTTCGCTTTTGTAACTTTTGATGATCATGATACAGTTGATAAAATTGTTG TTCAGAAATATCATACTATAAATGGACATAACTGTGAAGTGAAAAAAGCACTCTCAAAACAAGAGATGCAGACTGCTAGCTCTCAGAGAG taaaatattttgtaggtCGTGGGGGTGGCTCAGGCAACTTCATGGGTCGTGGAAACTTCGGAGGCGGTGGAGGGAACTTTGGCCGAGGTGGAAACTTTGGTGGAAGAG GTGGCAACTATGGAGGTGGTCCTGGCTATGGCAGCAGAGGAGGTTATGGTGGTGGCGGAGGACCAGGATATGGAAACCCAGGTGGTGGAtatggaggtggaggaggaggatatGACGGCTACAATGAAGGAGGAAATTTTGGTGGTG GTAATTATGGTGGAAGTGGAAACTACAATGATTTTGGCAATTACAGTGGACAACAGCAGTCTAACTATGGTCCCATGAAAGGTGGTGGCAGCTTTGGTGGCAGAAGTTCAGGCAGTCCCTATGGTG GTGGTTATGGATCTGGAAGTGGAAGTGGGGGCTATGGTGGTAGAAGATTCTAA